One region of Dokdonia sp. 4H-3-7-5 genomic DNA includes:
- a CDS encoding 5'-nucleotidase C-terminal domain-containing protein: MKRTKLITIISSIVIYTTVVSCKKELHYAPERIKSELITVNSNTEENAEIVSFISPYKNTIRAEMDSVLAVAPASYTKKDGKFNTAVGNMMADAVYEMTNPVFEKRAGYPFHAVLLNYGGIRSALNQGSITTGTAYELMPFENEVVVVELSGKQMKAMFQYLKNGTAHPISGMEIQLSDDGEIKKALVQGKEVADNNTYFIATNDYLMNGGDNMTFFENPISVLPLDYKIRNVLIDYFKKYDTIAPVRDNRFTRDSK, encoded by the coding sequence ATGAAGAGAACAAAGCTTATAACTATCATTAGTTCTATTGTTATATATACAACAGTAGTCTCATGTAAAAAAGAACTTCACTACGCACCAGAACGTATAAAAAGCGAACTCATTACTGTAAATAGCAACACAGAAGAAAACGCCGAAATTGTATCGTTTATAAGTCCTTATAAAAATACCATACGAGCAGAAATGGATAGTGTGCTTGCTGTAGCACCTGCATCTTACACAAAAAAAGATGGCAAGTTTAATACAGCAGTGGGAAATATGATGGCAGATGCTGTTTATGAAATGACAAATCCTGTGTTTGAAAAAAGAGCGGGATACCCATTTCATGCCGTTCTATTAAATTACGGAGGGATACGCTCTGCACTTAACCAAGGATCTATTACTACAGGTACAGCATATGAGTTAATGCCTTTTGAAAATGAAGTAGTCGTTGTTGAGTTAAGTGGCAAGCAAATGAAAGCTATGTTTCAATACTTAAAAAATGGAACTGCTCACCCTATCTCTGGAATGGAAATTCAACTATCAGATGACGGCGAAATAAAAAAAGCCCTAGTTCAAGGAAAAGAGGTTGCTGATAATAACACTTATTTTATCGCCACAAATGATTACCTCATGAATGGTGGAGATAATATGACCTTTTTTGAAAACCCAATAAGTGTACTCCCTTTAGACTATAAAATTAGAAATGTGCTCATAGATTACTTCAAGAAATATGACACTATAGCACCGGTGAGAGACAATAGATTTACAAGAGATAGCAAATGA
- a CDS encoding DUF6913 domain-containing protein — MFLNGLKAKSIHKQIDKQLRKRDYKPSGAKPVVVALLQDSTKPFDPVSLKKILKILNLSEKNLVLLAYVKTMTKDQKELPSLFSEKQLGWKGVFKTAALENFKKQRFDILISYYHSDALALRAMTAMSNAVLKIGVSPEMESVNDLTIHVNDGQESIFIKEFEKYLKILKVIH; from the coding sequence ATGTTTTTAAACGGATTAAAAGCAAAATCTATTCATAAGCAAATAGACAAGCAACTACGCAAACGCGATTATAAGCCTAGTGGGGCAAAGCCGGTTGTTGTGGCATTATTGCAAGACAGTACAAAGCCTTTTGATCCTGTATCCCTAAAAAAGATTCTTAAGATTTTAAATCTTTCAGAAAAAAACTTGGTCCTGCTAGCGTATGTGAAAACGATGACTAAAGATCAAAAGGAGCTTCCATCACTTTTCTCAGAAAAGCAATTAGGCTGGAAAGGTGTATTTAAAACGGCAGCTCTTGAAAATTTTAAAAAACAGCGTTTTGATATTTTAATCAGTTATTACCACTCAGATGCGCTTGCTCTTAGGGCTATGACGGCTATGTCTAATGCAGTTTTAAAAATAGGAGTATCTCCAGAAATGGAATCTGTGAATGATCTAACCATTCATGTGAATGATGGGCAAGAATCAATTTTTATAAAAGAGTTTGAGAAGTATTTAAAGATTTTAAAAGTTATACATTAA
- a CDS encoding bifunctional metallophosphatase/5'-nucleotidase, whose amino-acid sequence MIRRKFIKQTAAASSLIGFGGLTMGMSNNSLLKPSKKHITILHTNDVHSHVEPFPSNDPRYANLGGAARRMNIIQNVRKENPNTLLLDAGDIFQGTPYFNFYGGELEFKLMSMMGYDAATIGNHDFDNGIGGLAAQMPNASFELLSSNYDFSNTIMDGLTKPYKVFVKDGVRIGVFGVGIQLSGLVNKTMFKETSYLDPIELTTDTVDALRNKEQCDIVICLSHLGYSYKNEDKISDLTLAAKTAGIDLIIGGHTHTFLEKPTIVQNKDEKFVLVNQVGWGGINLGRIDFYLDESNKLKSSSLVLDV is encoded by the coding sequence ATGATACGTAGAAAATTTATAAAACAAACTGCGGCTGCTAGTAGCCTTATAGGTTTCGGAGGGTTAACTATGGGAATGAGTAATAATTCACTCCTAAAACCAAGTAAAAAGCACATCACAATACTTCACACTAATGATGTACATAGTCATGTAGAGCCATTTCCATCAAACGACCCTAGATATGCAAATCTAGGAGGAGCCGCTCGTAGAATGAACATTATTCAAAATGTGCGTAAAGAAAATCCAAACACGCTTCTTCTAGACGCTGGAGACATCTTTCAAGGCACTCCATACTTCAACTTTTACGGTGGAGAACTAGAGTTCAAGCTTATGTCTATGATGGGATATGATGCAGCAACTATAGGTAATCATGATTTTGATAACGGAATAGGCGGTCTTGCTGCCCAAATGCCTAATGCATCATTTGAACTGCTTTCTTCTAACTATGACTTCTCAAACACCATTATGGATGGCCTTACAAAACCCTATAAAGTTTTTGTAAAAGATGGCGTGCGTATAGGCGTTTTTGGAGTAGGAATACAACTCAGCGGACTTGTAAATAAAACGATGTTTAAAGAGACTTCCTATCTCGACCCTATAGAACTAACCACAGACACCGTAGATGCACTTAGAAACAAAGAGCAATGTGATATCGTAATTTGTTTATCGCATCTTGGATATTCTTACAAGAACGAAGACAAAATCTCTGACCTCACACTAGCTGCAAAAACTGCTGGAATTGATTTAATAATAGGTGGTCACACTCACACATTCTTAGAAAAACCAACAATCGTCCAGAATAAAGATGAAAAATTTGTGCTTGTTAATCAAGTGGGTTGGGGAGGTATTAACTTAGGGAGGATAGATTTCTATCTTGATGAATCTAACAAGCTCAAGTCATCGAGTTTAGTACTTGACGTGTAA
- a CDS encoding DNA-directed RNA polymerase subunit omega, with translation MNIKDIDAPLSTTTIDKNLVDAPTNNIYEAISIIAKRATQINTEIKKELSEKLDEFATFNDSLEEIFENKEQIEVSKFYERLPKAHALAVQEWLEDRIYHRDTTVTEEGKSND, from the coding sequence ATGAATATCAAGGACATTGATGCACCTTTGAGTACCACGACTATTGATAAAAATCTTGTAGATGCACCTACAAATAATATCTATGAGGCGATATCTATTATCGCAAAACGTGCTACACAAATCAACACTGAAATCAAGAAAGAATTATCAGAAAAGTTGGATGAATTTGCAACATTTAATGATAGTCTTGAAGAGATCTTTGAGAACAAAGAACAAATAGAGGTTTCTAAATTTTACGAGCGTCTTCCTAAAGCACACGCACTTGCAGTGCAAGAGTGGTTAGAAGATCGTATCTATCATAGAGATACTACAGTTACTGAAGAAGGAAAAAGTAACGATTAG
- a CDS encoding outer membrane protein assembly factor BamD, with the protein MKNIFFLLVSVVLLSSCSTYQDVLKNDDIKAKYEFADSLYSQGKYKKALRLWEQIVPLYRGRPQAERVTYLYANTFYELGDYYSGGYQFERFVKSFPQSTKREEAAFKSAESYYRRSPRFNLDQGDTYIALEKLQGFINEYPDSEQVDDANAKVQELNTKLERKSYEIAKGYNKIGASRGTFPNAISAFDNFLLDNPGSIYREDALYWKFNSAYQLAMGSVKRLQVERLEAAKAAYNALEKYYPQGKYADEAAKEIAEVNEELQAKDLLN; encoded by the coding sequence ATGAAGAATATATTTTTCCTATTAGTTTCCGTAGTGTTATTGAGCTCTTGTTCAACATATCAAGATGTTCTCAAGAACGATGATATTAAAGCAAAATATGAATTTGCAGATTCCTTATATAGTCAAGGGAAATACAAGAAAGCGTTAAGGCTCTGGGAGCAGATCGTTCCTTTGTATAGAGGAAGACCTCAAGCAGAACGTGTTACTTATTTATATGCAAATACGTTTTATGAACTAGGAGATTACTATAGTGGTGGTTACCAGTTTGAGCGTTTTGTCAAGTCCTTTCCTCAGAGTACGAAAAGAGAGGAAGCTGCATTTAAGAGTGCAGAAAGTTATTACAGACGTTCGCCTAGATTTAATCTAGACCAAGGAGATACGTATATAGCACTAGAAAAGCTGCAAGGGTTTATCAACGAGTATCCAGACTCTGAACAGGTGGATGATGCTAATGCTAAAGTACAAGAACTCAATACTAAGCTAGAACGTAAATCTTATGAGATAGCAAAAGGGTATAATAAAATAGGAGCTAGTAGAGGAACGTTTCCAAATGCGATAAGTGCATTTGATAATTTCTTACTCGATAATCCTGGTTCTATTTATAGAGAAGATGCTCTATACTGGAAATTTAACTCTGCGTACCAACTAGCAATGGGCAGCGTAAAGCGTCTTCAAGTAGAGCGTCTTGAAGCTGCTAAAGCAGCTTACAATGCACTAGAAAAATATTACCCTCAAGGTAAATATGCTGATGAGGCAGCAAAGGAAATTGCAGAGGTTAATGAAGAACTGCAGGCAAAAGATTTATTAAATTAA
- the coaBC gene encoding bifunctional phosphopantothenoylcysteine decarboxylase/phosphopantothenate--cysteine ligase CoaBC — MSVLSGKKILLGVTAGIAAYKSASLVRAFIKAGASVQVVMTEAAKEFVTPLTLSTLSRNPVHSSFTIEGDENAVWTNHVELGLWADLMVIAPATANTLSKMANGTSDNLLLATYLSAKCPVYFAPAMDLDMYIHPSSENSFQKLQSYGNVMIEATSGELASGLVGKGRMAEPEDIVSFIEKDVLNKLPFKGKRVMITAGPTYEAIDPVRFIGNHSSGRMGVELALRAASLGAQVDLILGPSAIKVANSAITVHNVVSGEQMYDAAHTIFKDVDVAIASAAVADYKPATVATEKIKKNDSSMSIDLVKTKDILASLGEIKTHQYLLGFALETQNEIENARKKLKKKNLDGIVLNSLNDKGAGFQTKTNKITFIDKEGTATPYELKSKAAVSIDIFDKIASQVL; from the coding sequence ATGTCAGTTTTAAGCGGTAAAAAAATACTTTTAGGAGTTACCGCTGGCATTGCAGCATATAAAAGCGCCAGTCTTGTGAGAGCATTCATAAAGGCTGGCGCTTCTGTGCAAGTAGTAATGACAGAGGCAGCAAAGGAATTTGTAACTCCACTTACGTTAAGTACACTCTCACGTAATCCAGTACACTCTTCATTTACAATAGAAGGAGATGAGAATGCGGTGTGGACTAATCATGTAGAGTTAGGCCTGTGGGCAGATCTTATGGTGATTGCTCCAGCTACGGCAAATACACTCTCAAAAATGGCAAATGGTACTTCAGATAATTTGCTTCTTGCAACCTATCTTAGTGCAAAATGTCCAGTGTATTTTGCTCCAGCAATGGATCTAGATATGTACATCCATCCTTCATCAGAAAATTCTTTTCAGAAATTACAATCCTACGGAAATGTGATGATAGAAGCCACTAGTGGTGAGCTAGCATCTGGTCTTGTGGGAAAAGGGAGAATGGCAGAGCCAGAGGATATCGTTTCATTTATAGAGAAAGATGTTCTTAATAAACTTCCATTTAAAGGGAAGCGAGTGATGATTACAGCCGGACCTACTTATGAAGCTATAGATCCTGTGCGTTTTATAGGTAATCATAGTAGCGGTAGAATGGGAGTAGAGCTAGCTCTTAGAGCGGCAAGCCTGGGTGCTCAAGTAGATTTAATTTTAGGGCCTAGCGCAATAAAAGTTGCCAATAGTGCAATCACAGTGCATAATGTGGTCTCCGGAGAGCAAATGTATGATGCGGCACACACTATTTTTAAAGATGTAGATGTTGCAATAGCATCTGCGGCTGTGGCAGATTATAAACCAGCTACTGTTGCCACAGAAAAAATAAAAAAGAATGATAGCTCAATGAGTATCGATTTAGTAAAAACTAAGGATATTCTAGCTTCACTAGGTGAGATTAAAACACATCAATATCTTCTTGGGTTTGCATTAGAAACTCAAAATGAGATAGAAAATGCACGAAAGAAACTAAAGAAAAAGAATCTTGACGGGATTGTTTTAAATTCGCTTAATGATAAAGGTGCTGGTTTTCAGACCAAAACTAATAAAATTACGTTTATTGATAAAGAAGGTACCGCAACACCATATGAGTTAAAGTCTAAGGCTGCAGTATCTATTGATATATTTGATAAAATAGCCTCCCAAGTACTATGA
- the dapA gene encoding 4-hydroxy-tetrahydrodipicolinate synthase: MKELRGTGVALVTPFHKDLSVDFDGLTRLIEHCVTGGINYLVALGTTAETATLTSKEKQQIVAHIIKVTNKRIPIVLGVGGNNTAAIVEEFATGDFDGITAILSVSPAYNKPTQEGIYQHFAAISAASPLPIILYNVPGRTSSNMSPVTSARLASDFENIVAIKEAVNDMAQVLHLIHKVPEDFVVLSGDDALALPLVSAGGSGVISVIGQGLPSYFSQIMNDGLNNAFAKAYQKHLPLLSMIDLIFEEGNPAGIKSLLSHQGICEPYVRLPLIAASNALHQKIGNALSIIQKS, from the coding sequence ATGAAAGAGTTGAGAGGGACGGGTGTTGCACTTGTAACGCCATTTCACAAGGATTTATCTGTAGATTTTGACGGGCTTACGCGTCTTATAGAGCATTGTGTTACAGGAGGTATTAACTATCTAGTAGCACTAGGTACCACTGCCGAAACAGCAACGCTTACTAGTAAAGAAAAGCAACAGATTGTTGCTCATATTATAAAAGTTACAAATAAGCGTATACCTATAGTGTTAGGTGTGGGTGGTAATAATACCGCTGCAATAGTAGAGGAGTTTGCCACTGGGGATTTTGATGGAATTACAGCGATTCTCTCAGTTTCTCCAGCATATAATAAGCCTACCCAAGAGGGAATATATCAACACTTTGCAGCTATTTCTGCGGCGAGTCCTTTACCTATCATTTTATACAATGTGCCAGGTAGAACTTCTAGCAATATGTCGCCAGTAACTTCGGCAAGACTGGCTAGTGATTTCGAGAACATCGTAGCTATTAAAGAAGCTGTAAACGATATGGCCCAAGTACTACACTTGATACACAAGGTTCCAGAAGATTTTGTCGTGCTTTCTGGAGATGATGCACTTGCATTGCCGTTAGTTTCGGCAGGAGGAAGTGGCGTTATTTCTGTAATAGGTCAAGGATTACCTTCCTATTTTTCTCAGATTATGAATGATGGTTTGAATAACGCTTTCGCGAAAGCGTACCAAAAACACTTACCACTGCTATCAATGATAGATTTAATCTTTGAAGAAGGAAACCCTGCAGGAATCAAATCATTACTGTCTCATCAAGGGATTTGCGAGCCTTACGTAAGATTGCCGTTAATAGCAGCAAGTAATGCGTTACATCAAAAAATAGGTAATGCACTTTCTATTATTCAAAAAAGTTAA